In Caproicibacterium amylolyticum, a genomic segment contains:
- a CDS encoding stage III sporulation protein AB gives MLGAVCLIFAGAAAGCLQSRKLREHRDRLQAFLKFLSEVKTEIAYAGVPVEEILERHGKNIDFLLPYFQARQNGEDFLQAWGKAAGSDLLLPQERTLLRNFGEGFGATDMQGQLSHCALYEELTHKELDTAEELYKRKGRLYRMLGVCVGAILALVLI, from the coding sequence GTGCTGGGGGCGGTGTGCCTGATTTTTGCGGGCGCGGCAGCGGGCTGTCTGCAATCGCGTAAACTGCGGGAGCACCGCGACCGCCTGCAGGCTTTCCTGAAATTTTTGAGTGAAGTTAAAACTGAAATTGCTTATGCGGGCGTTCCAGTGGAGGAGATTCTGGAGCGTCACGGAAAGAATATAGATTTTTTGCTGCCGTATTTTCAGGCGCGGCAGAACGGCGAGGACTTTCTGCAGGCGTGGGGGAAAGCCGCCGGCAGCGACCTGCTGCTGCCGCAGGAACGTACCTTACTGCGAAATTTTGGCGAAGGCTTCGGTGCAACGGATATGCAGGGGCAGCTTTCACACTGCGCACTTTACGAGGAACTGACGCACAAAGAATTGGACACTGCAGAGGAGCTTTACAAAAGAAAAGGCAGGCTTTACCGGATGCTGGGTGTCTGTGTGGGTGCAATTCTTGCTTTGGTACTGATATAA
- the feoB gene encoding ferrous iron transport protein B, whose protein sequence is MIFALAGNQNCGKTTLFNQLTGSNQHVGNFPGVTVERKDGIIRGHKDATVVDLPGIYSLSPYTSEEIVTRDFILNKHPDGIINIVDATNIERNLYLTMQLIELDLPMVVCLNMMDEVRNNGGTIHIEELSKELGVPVIPISASKNEGIDELIDILMETAQNKKKPMRQDFCSGPVHRCIHAVAHLIEDHAQRIGVPAYFAATKLVEGDTPMMTALALNENEIDMLGHSVKEMERDMNTDREAAMADMRYTFIEKLCRNTVVKPKESREHRRSVRIDAVLTNKYAAIPIFLCIMFLIFWLTFGVIGAALSDLLTLGIDAVTNAATNGLQAYGINPVVQSLIISGVFSGVGSVLSFLPTIVVLFFFLSILEDSGYMARVAFVMDKLLRRIGLSGRSFVPMLIGFGCSVPAIMSARTLSSERDRKMTILLTPFMSCSAKLPIYSMITMAFFPKYRALVMICLYIGGMVMGVLSALLMKHTIFHGKPVPFVMELPNYRLPSPRSTGMLVWEKAKDFMQRAFTVIFIASIVIWFLQTFDAKLNPVANSRDSMLAAIGQFVSPIFAPLGFGDWRASTALLTGFTAKEAVVSTFAVLTGASGAALPQVLSGLFSPMGAIAFLVFVLLYSPCVAAISAVRREMNSHMSAISVVLYQTGLAWLTSFVVYQIGSLIIR, encoded by the coding sequence ATGATTTTTGCATTGGCAGGAAACCAGAACTGCGGGAAAACCACCCTGTTCAATCAGCTGACCGGAAGCAACCAGCATGTTGGCAATTTTCCCGGCGTAACAGTGGAACGAAAAGATGGCATTATCCGCGGGCATAAAGACGCAACGGTAGTTGACTTGCCGGGTATTTATTCGCTTTCCCCTTACACCAGCGAAGAAATTGTGACTCGCGACTTTATTCTCAACAAGCATCCGGACGGCATCATCAATATTGTGGATGCAACCAATATTGAGCGCAATCTTTATCTGACTATGCAGCTCATTGAACTTGACCTGCCCATGGTGGTCTGTCTGAATATGATGGATGAAGTGCGGAACAACGGCGGAACGATACATATTGAGGAACTGAGCAAAGAACTTGGTGTGCCGGTCATTCCGATTTCTGCGAGCAAAAACGAGGGTATTGACGAACTGATTGATATTCTCATGGAAACTGCGCAAAACAAGAAAAAGCCGATGCGGCAGGATTTTTGCAGCGGCCCGGTGCATCGGTGCATTCACGCGGTGGCACATTTGATTGAGGACCACGCGCAGCGAATCGGCGTTCCCGCGTACTTTGCCGCAACCAAGCTGGTGGAAGGCGATACCCCCATGATGACCGCGCTGGCGCTGAATGAAAATGAAATTGATATGCTGGGTCACTCCGTCAAGGAAATGGAACGTGACATGAATACCGACCGCGAAGCCGCCATGGCGGATATGCGGTACACCTTTATTGAAAAGCTGTGCAGGAACACGGTTGTAAAACCGAAGGAAAGCCGGGAACATCGGCGCAGCGTTCGCATAGATGCAGTGCTTACCAACAAATATGCGGCCATACCGATTTTCCTGTGCATTATGTTCCTGATTTTTTGGCTGACCTTTGGCGTGATTGGCGCGGCGCTGAGCGATTTGCTCACACTGGGCATTGACGCAGTTACGAATGCAGCTACAAATGGACTGCAGGCTTACGGCATTAATCCCGTTGTGCAATCACTGATAATCAGTGGCGTTTTTTCCGGCGTGGGCAGTGTGCTTTCCTTCCTGCCTACGATTGTGGTGCTGTTTTTCTTCCTGTCTATTTTGGAGGACAGCGGTTACATGGCACGTGTTGCGTTTGTGATGGATAAACTTTTGCGGCGTATTGGTCTTTCCGGCAGAAGTTTTGTACCCATGCTGATTGGTTTTGGCTGCTCGGTGCCTGCCATTATGTCCGCACGCACACTTTCCAGTGAGCGTGACCGCAAAATGACTATTCTGCTGACACCGTTCATGAGCTGCAGTGCAAAGCTGCCGATTTACTCCATGATCACCATGGCGTTTTTTCCAAAATACCGGGCATTGGTTATGATTTGCCTGTATATTGGCGGCATGGTTATGGGCGTTTTGAGTGCATTGCTGATGAAACACACGATTTTCCACGGCAAGCCGGTCCCCTTTGTCATGGAATTGCCGAATTACCGCCTGCCCAGTCCGCGCAGCACCGGGATGTTGGTGTGGGAAAAGGCCAAGGACTTTATGCAGCGCGCCTTTACGGTGATTTTTATTGCTTCTATTGTCATCTGGTTCCTACAGACCTTTGATGCAAAGCTGAACCCGGTAGCGAACAGCCGCGACAGTATGCTGGCTGCGATTGGGCAGTTTGTTTCACCAATTTTCGCTCCGCTTGGTTTTGGCGACTGGCGCGCAAGCACGGCGCTGCTGACCGGCTTTACGGCCAAGGAAGCAGTGGTCAGTACCTTCGCGGTACTTACGGGTGCGAGCGGTGCGGCGCTGCCGCAGGTGCTTTCCGGATTGTTTTCGCCGATGGGTGCGATTGCTTTTTTGGTATTTGTGCTGCTGTATTCACCTTGTGTGGCAGCAATCAGCGCGGTTCGCCGCGAAATGAACTCACATATGTCCGCAATCTCTGTTGTGCTGTATCAGACAGGTCTGGCGTGGCTGACCTCGTTTGTGGTTTATCAGATTGGTTCCTTAATTATTCGGTAA
- a CDS encoding Dabb family protein — translation MVKHIVLWKLKESQSRNAAGVAASLRSRFKSLLGVVDGLTAIEVGVNYKDGDYDLCLSADFSSKEAEAAYQQHPEHLKIKELVHSVVCARTAFDYEYTS, via the coding sequence ATGGTGAAACATATTGTATTATGGAAATTAAAAGAATCGCAGAGCAGAAATGCCGCCGGTGTGGCGGCCAGCCTGCGCAGCCGGTTCAAATCTTTGCTGGGTGTTGTAGATGGCCTCACTGCGATTGAAGTCGGTGTGAATTACAAAGACGGTGACTACGATTTGTGCCTGTCCGCTGATTTTAGCAGCAAAGAAGCTGAGGCGGCCTATCAGCAGCACCCGGAGCATTTGAAGATTAAGGAACTGGTACACAGTGTGGTTTGTGCACGCACGGCGTTTGACTACGAATATACTAGCTGA
- a CDS encoding O-antigen polysaccharide polymerase Wzy family protein has protein sequence MLRVKRTSVVLDMLVFGMAAALFLSSAVFRWMGEGYITTAFYLMMFGIIALDVGAFLHSAFHIYRDVHFLLFVFAYNLLLLGRVYFNSMYFPHKMLVALEADSWDNLYTALTVVATGLLAFIVFYYAAGPLFAKYERQIVRGQAERKKENGTLPVIRQLSKIMLYASSIPYFYTMALKVLTVLKNGYSASFTDTMEIPGIISRLSAVFVPSFAVFLGTLPSVKEMKLPLLVYGVYMVASLFTGRRNMLVTEALMLLVYFVMRDFRRAKGKRRITKKVVAFCGIGGVLGAYLLQMMAYKRAGNFILTRSFGDVLMSFVDSQGASFRVVIQTVNNMPSFDQNITWLYLLYPFELFAHNNLVIRNLFGLQPIVEVQNEGFAKSTHNFAHVLTYKVDPQRYEGGGGFGTSFIAESYVAGGIAAVVLLAIMAAVLFRFLSSILAHNWVVIAFGMLAFRQLIYLPRSFAFTWATETFSITNIVYFAALYAIALLIIQISAKVRPRTRAPSVESLPDSKSPTTEIIGG, from the coding sequence ATGCTGCGTGTGAAACGAACCAGTGTGGTGCTGGATATGCTGGTCTTTGGCATGGCGGCAGCACTGTTTCTGTCTTCGGCTGTTTTTCGGTGGATGGGAGAGGGCTATATTACTACCGCGTTCTATTTGATGATGTTTGGAATCATCGCTTTGGATGTAGGTGCATTCCTGCATTCCGCATTTCATATATACCGGGATGTTCATTTTTTACTGTTTGTTTTTGCTTACAATTTGCTGCTGCTTGGGCGGGTATATTTTAATAGTATGTATTTCCCGCACAAAATGCTGGTCGCACTGGAAGCGGACAGCTGGGACAACCTTTACACGGCACTTACGGTTGTTGCGACTGGATTGTTGGCTTTCATTGTATTTTACTATGCGGCAGGGCCGCTTTTTGCAAAATATGAACGGCAGATTGTGCGTGGGCAGGCAGAGAGAAAAAAAGAAAATGGAACACTTCCGGTTATCCGCCAGCTGTCGAAGATTATGCTTTATGCTTCGTCAATTCCCTATTTCTATACGATGGCGCTGAAAGTGCTGACGGTGCTCAAAAACGGCTATTCCGCTTCTTTTACGGACACCATGGAGATTCCGGGAATTATCAGCCGCCTTTCAGCAGTTTTTGTGCCGTCCTTTGCGGTGTTTCTCGGAACGCTGCCGTCGGTCAAAGAAATGAAACTGCCGCTTTTGGTATACGGCGTGTACATGGTGGCTTCGCTGTTTACCGGGCGGCGGAATATGCTGGTAACAGAAGCGCTGATGCTTTTGGTGTACTTTGTCATGCGTGATTTCCGCAGGGCAAAAGGCAAGCGCCGCATTACGAAAAAGGTCGTTGCGTTCTGTGGCATCGGCGGGGTGCTTGGTGCCTATCTGCTGCAGATGATGGCATACAAGCGCGCGGGAAACTTCATTTTGACCCGTTCATTCGGGGATGTGCTTATGAGCTTTGTGGATTCACAGGGAGCAAGTTTCCGTGTGGTGATTCAGACGGTCAACAACATGCCGTCGTTTGACCAGAATATCACTTGGTTGTATCTGTTGTATCCGTTTGAACTGTTTGCGCACAACAATCTGGTCATCCGCAATCTGTTTGGCCTGCAGCCGATCGTTGAGGTACAGAATGAGGGCTTTGCAAAATCCACACATAATTTTGCGCATGTGCTGACTTATAAAGTTGACCCACAGCGCTATGAGGGCGGCGGCGGCTTTGGCACATCCTTTATTGCAGAGAGCTATGTTGCGGGCGGCATTGCTGCGGTCGTTCTGCTGGCAATTATGGCGGCGGTGCTGTTCCGTTTTCTGTCGTCCATTCTGGCGCACAACTGGGTGGTTATCGCATTTGGCATGCTGGCTTTCCGCCAGCTGATTTACCTGCCGCGCAGCTTTGCCTTTACTTGGGCAACGGAAACTTTCAGTATTACCAATATTGTTTACTTTGCGGCATTGTACGCAATAGCACTGCTGATCATACAGATTAGTGCAAAGGTGCGCCCGCGCACACGCGCACCTTCTGTGGAAAGTCTTCCTGACAGCAAATCCCCAACGACTGAAATTATCGGAGGTTAA
- a CDS encoding SpoIIIAC/SpoIIIAD family protein, protein MNIAGVAGAALIAAVFATLLRRTNSEYAMVLRIAAGVLIVLEILQAVVPALQQISALLQAAGVNGEYGGILLRTIGVTFLTQFAADACKDAGEGALASKVELAGRVSILVLALPLFAKVASIAAALIAK, encoded by the coding sequence ATGAATATTGCTGGTGTTGCAGGCGCAGCGCTGATTGCTGCTGTGTTTGCCACGTTGCTGCGCCGGACAAACAGTGAATATGCCATGGTGCTGCGCATTGCTGCCGGGGTTTTAATCGTGCTGGAAATCCTGCAGGCTGTGGTGCCGGCTCTGCAGCAGATTTCCGCATTGCTGCAGGCGGCCGGTGTCAATGGTGAGTACGGCGGCATTCTGCTTCGTACAATCGGCGTTACGTTTCTGACGCAGTTTGCGGCGGATGCCTGCAAAGATGCCGGCGAGGGAGCACTTGCCAGTAAAGTGGAACTGGCTGGCAGAGTCAGCATTTTGGTTCTGGCATTGCCGCTGTTTGCAAAGGTTGCGTCCATTGCGGCGGCACTGATTGCAAAGTAG
- a CDS encoding L-lactate dehydrogenase, with product MVNMQKCAMIGCGFVGASSAFSLVESGLFTDLVLIDANHDKAEGEAMDLSHGLAFTQPMEIIAGDYADLKDCGIIIISAGAGQKPGETRMDLVHKNVAIFKQIIPQIVKYNQEAILLVVANPVDILTWVTWKLSGFPAERVIGSGTVLDTARLKYLLGRHLDVDPRSVHAFIVGEHGDSELAVWSSANVSGVPLTEFCELRGYEEHGRNRQLLYEEVKNSAYRIIEKKGATYYGIALSVRRICECIVRDEHSILSVSSLIQGHFGLTDLCMGVPTILGSKGVERVLDIGLNQEEQAELERSATALKQVLQEIQL from the coding sequence ATGGTGAATATGCAGAAATGCGCAATGATTGGCTGTGGCTTTGTGGGGGCGAGTTCAGCGTTCTCTTTGGTGGAAAGCGGCCTTTTCACTGACCTGGTGCTGATTGATGCCAACCACGACAAAGCAGAGGGCGAGGCCATGGATTTGAGCCACGGCTTGGCGTTTACACAACCGATGGAGATTATTGCCGGTGATTACGCAGATTTAAAGGACTGCGGCATTATCATTATCTCTGCGGGTGCCGGTCAGAAACCCGGCGAAACACGTATGGATTTGGTGCACAAAAATGTTGCAATTTTCAAGCAGATCATTCCGCAAATCGTAAAATACAATCAGGAGGCCATTCTGCTGGTCGTTGCCAACCCGGTGGACATTCTGACGTGGGTGACGTGGAAGCTTTCCGGCTTTCCGGCTGAGCGGGTCATCGGCAGCGGTACCGTACTGGACACTGCCCGGCTGAAGTATCTGCTGGGGCGCCATCTGGATGTTGACCCGCGCAGTGTACATGCTTTCATTGTTGGTGAACATGGTGACAGCGAGTTGGCAGTATGGAGCAGCGCAAATGTCAGTGGTGTTCCGCTGACAGAGTTCTGCGAGCTGCGCGGCTACGAGGAACACGGCAGAAACCGTCAGTTGCTCTATGAAGAAGTAAAGAACAGCGCTTACCGCATCATTGAGAAAAAGGGAGCTACTTATTACGGAATTGCACTTTCTGTACGGCGTATTTGTGAATGCATTGTACGTGACGAACACAGCATCCTTTCTGTCAGCAGCCTGATTCAGGGACACTTTGGCCTGACAGATCTGTGCATGGGTGTGCCGACTATCCTTGGCAGCAAAGGTGTGGAACGTGTGCTGGACATTGGCCTTAACCAAGAGGAACAGGCGGAACTCGAGCGCTCTGCCACTGCATTGAAGCAGGTGTTACAGGAGATTCAGCTCTGA
- a CDS encoding stage III sporulation protein AA, translated as MEKTQENTRRFDQAAAALCPRVKSLLLGLPAAVRTEVSEIRLRVDRPICLWGSGSTWFVVNNGVTLTPEKGICATKNDLYESFRMVCSYSVYSHQDQIREGYVTLRGGHRAGLGGTALLHDGVVTGMRDITSINIRVARQINGCAAELLQRLGNLLNGGLLLAGPPASGKTTLLRDIARQLSSGQCGQIHKVTVVDERGELCGVHQAEYGNDLGPCCDVLDGFPKAAGMLLAIRSLSPEYLLCDELGTALEADALVQSVNAGATVIASIHAGSLAELASRPQARALLQSGAFAQVALLKNGKPGRVQEVVKAGDLLVKSAGGGVPDFCGRGSGLSAIA; from the coding sequence ATGGAAAAAACTCAGGAAAACACGCGTAGGTTCGATCAGGCAGCTGCAGCTTTATGCCCGCGTGTAAAAAGCCTGCTGCTGGGGCTGCCGGCAGCGGTGCGGACAGAAGTTTCAGAAATACGCCTGCGGGTAGACAGGCCAATCTGCCTGTGGGGCAGCGGAAGTACATGGTTTGTTGTTAATAATGGTGTTACGCTGACACCGGAAAAAGGAATTTGTGCCACAAAAAATGATTTGTATGAGAGCTTTCGTATGGTATGCAGCTATTCCGTTTACAGCCATCAGGACCAGATTCGGGAGGGCTATGTAACACTGCGCGGCGGGCACCGTGCGGGACTTGGTGGTACCGCGTTGCTGCATGACGGCGTTGTGACCGGCATGCGGGACATTACCTCAATTAACATTCGTGTGGCACGGCAGATAAATGGCTGTGCGGCAGAACTGCTGCAGCGGCTTGGCAACCTCCTGAATGGAGGGCTGCTGCTGGCTGGTCCGCCTGCATCCGGCAAAACAACACTGCTGCGGGATATTGCCCGGCAGCTTTCCAGCGGGCAGTGCGGCCAGATACATAAAGTGACGGTTGTGGACGAGCGTGGAGAACTGTGTGGTGTTCATCAGGCGGAATACGGAAATGACCTTGGTCCTTGCTGTGATGTACTGGACGGTTTTCCGAAAGCTGCCGGTATGCTGCTTGCCATTCGCTCTCTTTCACCGGAATACCTGCTGTGCGATGAATTGGGAACCGCACTGGAAGCGGATGCACTGGTACAGAGCGTCAATGCGGGTGCAACGGTAATCGCCAGTATCCATGCGGGCAGTTTAGCGGAACTGGCCTCCCGACCGCAGGCACGTGCGCTGCTGCAGAGTGGTGCTTTTGCACAGGTGGCTCTTTTAAAAAACGGAAAGCCGGGGCGTGTGCAGGAAGTGGTAAAGGCGGGTGATTTGCTTGTTAAAAGTGCTGGGGGCGGTGTGCCTGATTTTTGCGGGCGCGGCAGCGGGCTGTCTGCAATCGCGTAA
- a CDS encoding stage III sporulation protein AE: MKKYKKAVYRTAKPPNRLHRYFVRWKARFSSVRIFQKVSRKYRGIRKKEILLPLFVRILTVAVVLLLVFLLFCLPCAAAQSSVLPKEAQEYYTEQLDGSGANRLPDKLPEETQKQLAGLGVDTDNLQTVGGLTPKSFFSTVFGIAGTEGKGPLKAAGMCLGVILLCALVNSMKLSFGDRPLGGVAGVVAALCICICVVEPIVEVLVRATSVIKTACGFTLAAVPVAAAILAALGRPASAASMQIMLTTAGNVVQVLSACVFAPGLKIYLAMAIVSSISPDINLSGICRFFSKAVKWLLGLSMTLFTGLLGMRQLVSTGADNLTARAARFVVSSAVPVVGSALSDALHTVAGCVEMLRSGVGAFVLLALLILFLPVVLSCLLWMLTLHACAAVSEVFSLKEVSTMLRSCSMVLEVLLAILLCSMTVLIVSSVVLVSMGGGGTA, translated from the coding sequence ATGAAAAAATACAAAAAAGCGGTTTACCGGACTGCTAAACCACCGAATCGACTGCACAGGTACTTTGTAAGATGGAAAGCACGCTTTAGCAGCGTACGGATTTTTCAAAAAGTCAGCAGAAAATACAGAGGTATCCGAAAAAAAGAAATCCTGCTGCCGCTTTTTGTGCGGATACTGACGGTGGCGGTGGTTTTGCTGCTTGTATTTTTACTTTTTTGTTTGCCGTGTGCAGCAGCACAATCTTCTGTACTGCCAAAGGAAGCACAGGAATATTATACAGAACAGCTTGATGGCAGCGGTGCCAACCGTCTGCCGGACAAACTGCCGGAGGAAACACAGAAGCAGCTTGCAGGGTTGGGTGTAGATACCGATAATTTGCAAACTGTTGGAGGATTAACTCCAAAATCATTCTTTAGCACCGTTTTCGGTATTGCGGGAACTGAGGGCAAAGGGCCGCTGAAAGCTGCCGGAATGTGTTTGGGTGTTATTTTGCTTTGTGCTCTTGTAAATTCCATGAAGCTTTCCTTTGGTGACCGCCCGCTTGGCGGAGTGGCAGGTGTAGTGGCGGCACTGTGTATCTGCATCTGCGTTGTAGAGCCAATCGTAGAGGTACTGGTGCGTGCAACGTCGGTCATTAAGACCGCGTGCGGTTTCACGCTGGCGGCTGTGCCGGTGGCGGCGGCGATTCTGGCGGCATTAGGGCGACCGGCTTCGGCTGCTTCCATGCAGATTATGCTGACCACAGCGGGAAACGTGGTGCAGGTGCTTTCCGCGTGTGTTTTTGCACCTGGTCTGAAAATTTATTTAGCTATGGCAATCGTTTCCTCCATTTCACCGGACATCAATCTTTCCGGTATCTGCAGGTTTTTCAGCAAAGCGGTCAAATGGCTGCTGGGACTTTCCATGACATTGTTTACGGGGTTGCTCGGTATGCGGCAGCTGGTTTCCACTGGAGCGGACAACCTGACCGCCCGCGCGGCACGCTTTGTGGTCAGCAGCGCGGTGCCGGTTGTGGGCAGCGCCCTAAGCGATGCACTGCACACCGTTGCAGGCTGTGTGGAAATGCTGCGTTCCGGTGTGGGCGCTTTTGTGCTGCTTGCGCTGCTGATTTTGTTTCTGCCGGTCGTGCTCAGCTGCCTTTTATGGATGCTGACCCTGCACGCCTGCGCTGCAGTCAGTGAGGTTTTTTCACTAAAAGAAGTCAGTACCATGCTGCGCTCCTGCAGTATGGTACTGGAAGTTCTGCTTGCCATTTTGCTGTGTTCCATGACAGTGCTGATTGTGTCCAGCGTGGTGCTGGTGTCAATGGGAGGGGGCGGTACCGCATGA
- a CDS encoding FeoA family protein, translated as MTLDKLPIGRSAVIKQVGGEGALRRHMLEMGLTPHTRVQVRKVAPMGDPIQLELRGYELTLRLEDAQNITLEGEK; from the coding sequence ATGACACTGGATAAACTCCCAATCGGCCGCTCAGCGGTCATTAAACAGGTTGGCGGTGAGGGCGCTCTGCGCCGCCATATGCTGGAAATGGGGCTGACTCCGCACACACGTGTGCAGGTGCGCAAGGTGGCCCCTATGGGCGACCCGATTCAGCTGGAACTGCGCGGCTATGAGCTGACTCTGCGCCTGGAAGACGCACAAAATATTACGCTGGAGGGTGAAAAATGA
- a CDS encoding FeoB-associated Cys-rich membrane protein — protein MQVQDWIVLGVLAALAVLAGRFWWKHRHSCCGNCASCSHCESCHRSEKDNK, from the coding sequence GTGCAGGTTCAGGATTGGATTGTACTTGGCGTGCTTGCGGCGTTGGCAGTGTTGGCCGGGCGTTTCTGGTGGAAGCATCGCCACAGCTGCTGTGGAAACTGTGCCAGCTGCAGTCACTGCGAAAGCTGCCACAGGAGTGAAAAAGATAATAAGTAA
- the spoIIIAC gene encoding stage III sporulation protein AC, whose protein sequence is MNVDLIFKIAAIGIIVAVLNQLLIRSGREEQAMMTTLAGLIVVLMMIIQQIDVLFSTIKSTFGL, encoded by the coding sequence ATGAATGTGGATTTGATTTTTAAAATTGCTGCCATCGGCATCATTGTTGCGGTGCTCAACCAGCTTTTAATTCGCTCCGGCAGGGAGGAGCAGGCGATGATGACAACGCTGGCGGGGCTGATCGTTGTACTGATGATGATTATTCAGCAGATTGATGTGCTGTTCAGCACCATCAAGTCCACTTTTGGGTTATGA
- a CDS encoding polysaccharide biosynthesis tyrosine autokinase has protein sequence MEVSVSFSDIWSFIKRNWWKLLIVIVVVAGVGAGMSLRVLSPTYSSDSTVVISCKVAENADKEYRLQYTSILASRINSGLALANATQMKQSVADQLGIPVSEIIDIKATQNQNAPSIKITTSTNDADVCAKVSDTACSLLANQMKQMFPTPELTVTLVDPGKDAAAVLPEMAAVKGAVLGGAFAVIVCFIFAVLKVLLDKHVRNSAFVAEAFKLPLLGTAGSGKHTAEEYRRIRSAALLQAGDGRSLLVVPVSKNSRELELVSGLARSLAGSKKKVLLLDTNMEAPALAAKISVQPKASLYAVLSGSASLQDAATAADTEGLDFLGCTAAPESETAADLLGSAAFEKLLADAKETYDYVLLSAPAEEASSDADSVAAACDAVVLVARYGVTPMAQFRSSLRRIQTSGGKVIGFVTTDAD, from the coding sequence ATGGAAGTAAGCGTAAGCTTTTCGGATATCTGGAGCTTTATCAAACGAAACTGGTGGAAGCTGCTGATCGTGATTGTTGTGGTTGCCGGTGTTGGCGCAGGCATGTCCCTGCGAGTCCTTTCACCGACGTATTCTTCGGATTCTACAGTTGTGATTTCCTGTAAAGTTGCGGAAAATGCGGACAAGGAGTATCGCCTGCAGTACACATCCATTTTGGCGAGCCGCATCAACAGCGGTTTGGCGCTGGCAAACGCAACGCAGATGAAGCAGTCAGTTGCCGACCAACTGGGAATTCCGGTTTCTGAGATTATTGATATTAAGGCAACACAGAACCAGAACGCGCCCAGCATCAAAATCACAACTTCCACAAATGACGCTGATGTTTGCGCCAAAGTTTCCGATACGGCGTGCAGTCTGCTTGCAAATCAGATGAAGCAGATGTTCCCGACACCGGAGCTGACCGTAACACTGGTAGACCCCGGCAAGGATGCTGCGGCGGTTTTGCCCGAGATGGCAGCAGTAAAGGGTGCTGTGCTTGGCGGTGCATTTGCTGTGATTGTCTGTTTTATTTTCGCCGTGCTGAAAGTCCTGCTCGACAAGCACGTGCGCAACAGCGCCTTTGTTGCGGAAGCTTTCAAACTTCCGCTGCTCGGTACTGCCGGAAGTGGGAAGCACACTGCCGAAGAGTACCGCCGCATTCGCTCGGCGGCACTGCTGCAGGCGGGGGATGGACGCAGTCTGCTGGTTGTGCCGGTCAGTAAAAACAGCCGAGAATTGGAACTGGTAAGCGGCCTTGCGCGCAGCCTTGCCGGCAGCAAAAAGAAAGTGCTGTTGCTTGACACGAACATGGAAGCACCAGCGCTGGCAGCTAAAATAAGTGTGCAGCCAAAGGCCTCTCTGTATGCAGTACTTAGTGGCAGTGCTTCCCTGCAGGATGCAGCTACCGCTGCTGATACTGAGGGACTGGATTTCCTTGGCTGCACTGCTGCGCCGGAATCCGAAACAGCGGCCGATTTGCTGGGTTCAGCGGCTTTTGAAAAACTGCTGGCAGACGCTAAGGAGACTTATGACTATGTTCTGCTGAGTGCTCCGGCGGAGGAAGCCTCCTCTGACGCTGACAGTGTGGCTGCCGCGTGCGACGCGGTTGTACTGGTTGCACGCTATGGCGTGACACCGATGGCACAGTTCCGCAGCAGCCTGCGCCGCATTCAAACATCCGGCGGCAAGGTAATTGGTTTTGTTACAACCGATGCGGACTAA